A genomic window from Oceanobacillus timonensis includes:
- the fliF gene encoding flagellar basal-body MS-ring/collar protein FliF → MKEKLQKWRESTFTFWKSRSKGQKGSIIGGAILIVMIIASVIFFSSTTNYVPLYNELSMQEAGQITSELDAKAVPYELENGGTTILVPEGEDDSLLLEFASMGLPNSGSIDYSFFSENASWGVTENEFSVMKLDAMQTELGNLISGIEGVQDANVMINMPEQPVFADESTGEASVAIMLHTQPGYQFEGNQVEGLYHLVSKAIPNLDSEDIMIMNQYFEYYDQETQLAGGQNSYSDQQSIKKDVEKDIQRRLQQMLGTMVGNENIVVSVTADIDFSQENRTEEIVEPVDLEAMEGLPVSLETIQESYTGQGNPEGVAGAGDEDVANFPAEEGEGEDGDYELDRETINYEFNRIRSEIVESPYQVRDLGIQVAVNSARQGEDGEMEFLNQQEQTDVQEGIDSILNSVIETSVDGDLQEEDDVANTSIVFQEFSTSGEEQEEPSGSGIPIWLYIVGGILLIAIIVLLFMLRRNRTEQMWEEEEIQEEQADVTNQEEEPVIPDLPTEDSEEVIRRKQLEKIANEKPEEFAKLLRSWMNED, encoded by the coding sequence AAAGGGTCAATAATTGGCGGGGCTATTTTAATAGTGATGATTATCGCTTCTGTCATCTTCTTTAGTTCCACTACGAACTATGTTCCTTTATATAACGAGTTATCTATGCAAGAGGCTGGTCAAATTACAAGTGAATTAGATGCGAAAGCTGTTCCGTATGAGTTGGAAAATGGCGGAACTACCATTCTGGTTCCTGAAGGCGAAGATGATTCGTTACTATTGGAATTTGCTTCGATGGGGCTCCCGAACAGCGGAAGTATTGATTATTCTTTTTTTAGTGAAAATGCCTCCTGGGGTGTGACAGAGAATGAGTTCAGTGTGATGAAATTAGATGCCATGCAGACAGAACTTGGCAATTTAATCTCCGGGATTGAGGGCGTACAGGATGCAAATGTGATGATAAATATGCCTGAACAGCCTGTTTTCGCTGATGAATCAACAGGCGAGGCAAGTGTCGCTATTATGTTACATACACAACCGGGTTATCAATTTGAAGGAAATCAGGTAGAGGGACTATATCACCTCGTTTCAAAGGCAATCCCCAATTTGGATTCCGAAGACATTATGATCATGAACCAGTACTTTGAATATTATGACCAGGAAACGCAATTAGCCGGCGGGCAAAATTCCTATTCGGATCAGCAATCGATTAAAAAAGATGTTGAGAAGGATATTCAACGCAGACTACAACAAATGCTCGGAACGATGGTAGGAAATGAAAATATTGTTGTTTCTGTTACGGCAGATATTGATTTTTCTCAAGAAAACCGAACAGAGGAAATAGTAGAACCTGTTGATTTGGAAGCAATGGAAGGACTTCCTGTCAGCTTAGAAACGATTCAAGAGTCTTACACTGGTCAAGGAAATCCGGAAGGTGTTGCTGGTGCTGGAGACGAAGATGTTGCCAATTTTCCTGCTGAGGAGGGAGAAGGCGAAGACGGAGATTATGAATTAGACCGGGAAACCATTAATTATGAGTTTAACCGCATCCGCAGTGAAATAGTAGAAAGTCCCTACCAGGTCAGAGACCTTGGAATACAGGTGGCTGTGAACAGTGCAAGGCAGGGCGAAGATGGTGAAATGGAATTTTTGAATCAGCAGGAACAGACAGATGTGCAGGAAGGCATCGATTCTATCTTGAATTCAGTCATCGAAACGTCAGTTGATGGAGATTTACAAGAGGAAGATGATGTAGCAAATACGTCGATTGTTTTCCAGGAATTCAGCACTTCCGGTGAAGAACAAGAAGAACCATCCGGCTCAGGAATTCCAATATGGCTTTATATTGTCGGTGGTATATTACTTATTGCCATTATTGTATTGCTATTTATGCTCAGAAGAAACCGGACAGAGCAGATGTGGGAAGAAGAAGAAATACAAGAAGAACAAGCCGATGTGACAAATCAGGAAGAAGAACCAGTTATTCCCGACCTTCCTACAGAGGACTCGGAAGAAGTTATCAGAAGGAAGCAACTGGAGAAAATTGCGAATGAAAAACCAGAAGAATTTGCAAAGCTGTTGCGCAGCTGGATGAATGAGGATTAG
- the fliG gene encoding flagellar motor switch protein FliG, which yields MARKNTLTGRQKAAILLISLGPDVSAQVYKYLSEEEIEKLSLDISSVKKVDSNLKEDILDQFHQIAVAQDYISQGGIGYAKTVLEKAFGKQEASSIINRLTSSLQVRPFDFARKADPQQVLNYIQGEHPQTIALILSYLDAEQSGQILSALPKNVQADVASRIATMDSTSPEIISQIEQVLEKNISSSMTEDYTQTGGIQTVVEVLNGVDRSTERTILETLESQDPELAEEIKKRMFVFEDIVTLDNRAIQRVIREVVNDDLRLSLKVASNEVKDIVFQNMSERMVTTFKEEMEYMGPVRLKDVEESQTRIVNVIRGLEEKGEIVIARGGGDDIIV from the coding sequence ATGGCAAGAAAAAATACGTTGACAGGCAGACAGAAGGCAGCCATTCTTTTAATCTCATTAGGTCCGGATGTATCCGCACAAGTGTATAAATATTTATCAGAAGAAGAAATTGAAAAACTCAGTTTGGACATTTCCTCCGTAAAAAAAGTAGATTCCAATTTAAAAGAAGATATATTGGATCAGTTCCATCAAATTGCTGTTGCACAGGACTATATCTCTCAAGGGGGAATAGGGTATGCAAAAACAGTTTTAGAAAAAGCATTTGGAAAACAGGAGGCATCCAGCATTATTAATCGGCTGACTTCTTCTTTACAGGTGAGGCCGTTTGATTTTGCAAGAAAGGCAGACCCGCAGCAGGTGTTGAATTATATTCAGGGAGAACACCCGCAAACCATTGCGCTCATCCTTTCTTACCTGGATGCGGAACAAAGCGGTCAAATCCTGTCTGCGTTGCCGAAAAATGTCCAAGCTGATGTGGCCAGCAGAATTGCTACCATGGACTCTACTTCTCCGGAGATAATCAGCCAGATAGAGCAAGTGCTGGAGAAAAATATCTCTTCTTCTATGACGGAAGATTATACGCAAACCGGCGGCATTCAAACAGTAGTTGAAGTATTGAATGGCGTGGATCGCTCCACTGAGAGAACCATTTTAGAGACGCTGGAATCGCAGGATCCGGAATTAGCAGAAGAGATTAAGAAAAGAATGTTTGTGTTTGAAGATATTGTGACATTGGATAATCGTGCAATACAGCGAGTAATCAGAGAGGTAGTTAACGATGACTTGCGTTTGTCTCTTAAAGTAGCAAGTAATGAAGTGAAGGATATTGTTTTCCAAAACATGTCAGAACGGATGGTAACCACTTTTAAAGAAGAGATGGAGTACATGGGGCCGGTACGGTTAAAAGATGTCGAAGAATCACAAACAAGAATAGTGAATGTCATACGCGGCCTGGAGGAAAAAGGAGAAATTGTTATAGCACGGGGCGGAGGAGACGATATTATTGTCTGA
- the fliI gene encoding flagellar protein export ATPase FliI: MNKEALISVIEKTVPYKRFGKVIRVVGLMIESEGPAANIGEVCYIHTSAGSSEPILAEVVGFQNEKIILMPYREVNEVGSGCLVEATGHPLKVKVGRSLIGQVLDPLGKPLLDGFPLPKGLTGYQTERKPPNPLSRPTIREPIQVGVRAIDGLLSMGVGQRVGLFAGSGVGKSTLLGMIARNSSADVNVIALIGERGREVREFIEHDLGEEGLQKSIIVAATSDQPALMRIRGAYTATAISEYFREQGLHVNLMMDSVTRVAMAQREIGLAIGEPPTTKGYTPSVFSILPKLLERAGTDENGSITGFYTVLVDGDDMNEPIADAVRGILDGHIVLDRKIAERGQYPAINVLKSISRVMNVIATDEHKQIAARLRSLLATYEENNELISIGAYKKGTNSEIDLAIAAYPSIVSFLKQGVYERVSLAETIQMMKNLVD; encoded by the coding sequence ATGAACAAAGAGGCGTTGATTTCCGTTATAGAGAAGACGGTTCCGTATAAACGGTTTGGAAAAGTGATACGCGTTGTCGGTTTGATGATTGAGTCAGAAGGTCCGGCCGCGAACATCGGTGAGGTTTGTTATATTCATACGAGCGCGGGCAGCAGTGAACCAATATTAGCTGAAGTGGTAGGGTTTCAAAACGAAAAAATCATTTTGATGCCTTATCGGGAAGTAAATGAAGTAGGTTCAGGCTGTTTAGTGGAGGCAACCGGCCATCCGTTAAAAGTAAAAGTTGGCCGGAGTTTGATCGGTCAAGTACTGGACCCTTTAGGGAAGCCGCTTTTAGATGGCTTCCCTCTTCCCAAGGGATTAACAGGATATCAAACGGAGCGAAAACCGCCTAATCCCCTCTCCCGCCCGACCATTAGGGAGCCGATACAAGTTGGCGTCCGGGCTATCGATGGACTTCTATCCATGGGAGTTGGCCAGCGTGTTGGTTTATTTGCAGGCAGCGGCGTCGGCAAAAGCACCCTGCTTGGAATGATTGCCAGAAACAGCAGCGCTGATGTGAACGTTATTGCCCTTATTGGCGAACGGGGAAGAGAAGTCCGGGAATTTATTGAACATGATTTAGGAGAAGAAGGCTTACAAAAATCGATTATTGTTGCGGCAACCTCTGACCAGCCTGCTCTTATGCGAATCCGTGGTGCATATACCGCTACAGCAATCAGCGAATATTTCAGGGAACAAGGTTTGCATGTGAATTTAATGATGGATTCTGTTACGCGGGTTGCTATGGCGCAAAGAGAAATTGGTTTAGCGATAGGAGAACCGCCAACGACAAAAGGGTACACACCGAGTGTATTCTCCATCTTACCAAAGCTCTTGGAGCGGGCAGGTACCGATGAAAATGGTTCGATAACAGGTTTTTATACAGTGCTTGTTGATGGGGATGATATGAACGAACCGATAGCAGATGCTGTCCGGGGAATATTAGACGGCCATATTGTGCTGGACCGGAAAATTGCCGAACGGGGACAGTATCCTGCTATTAATGTTCTGAAGTCTATCAGCAGGGTAATGAATGTTATCGCAACAGATGAACATAAACAAATTGCTGCAAGGTTAAGATCGCTTCTTGCGACCTATGAAGAAAATAATGAATTAATCTCTATCGGAGCATATAAAAAAGGAACAAATTCCGAAATTGACTTAGCTATAGCGGCATATCCATCTATTGTTTCTTTTTTAAAACAAGGAGTCTATGAGCGCGTGAGCCTTGCAGAAACAATACAGATGATGAAAAACCTGGTGGATTAA
- the fliH gene encoding flagellar assembly protein FliH → MSEHKKQIGIKPIESIIPPVTTPPENEKEVHRQLSEKISFQKEELASIEREQKKRKEEADNQIEEARNNWETQKQELMENAQQQGFQKGYEDGKQEAYQQFRDKLQEANHIIDIAKEDYHQTLEKQAESIVEIAMAVANKVLHNELKEQPVYIKTLIEEALNEVRSQPVIVIVVHPEYYEEVHSHQEELQRLVGEETKLSIHADTDMQPTDCIIQYPHGQIETSVNTQLESIRESLMEYVMEDVQ, encoded by the coding sequence TTGTCTGAACATAAAAAGCAAATTGGAATCAAGCCAATTGAGTCTATCATTCCTCCGGTGACGACCCCTCCAGAAAATGAAAAAGAAGTGCACCGGCAATTATCTGAGAAGATTTCTTTCCAAAAAGAAGAACTGGCTTCGATTGAACGAGAGCAGAAAAAACGGAAAGAAGAAGCGGATAATCAGATAGAAGAAGCACGGAACAATTGGGAAACACAAAAACAGGAATTAATGGAGAATGCACAGCAACAAGGTTTTCAAAAGGGATATGAGGATGGAAAACAAGAGGCTTATCAGCAGTTTAGGGACAAACTGCAAGAAGCGAACCATATCATTGATATAGCCAAAGAGGACTATCATCAAACCTTAGAGAAGCAAGCTGAAAGTATTGTAGAGATAGCCATGGCAGTAGCGAATAAGGTGTTACATAATGAACTGAAAGAACAGCCGGTTTACATCAAGACATTAATCGAAGAAGCACTTAATGAAGTCAGATCTCAACCGGTCATCGTTATTGTCGTTCACCCGGAATACTATGAAGAAGTTCATTCCCATCAGGAAGAACTGCAGCGACTAGTCGGGGAAGAAACCAAACTCTCGATTCATGCCGATACGGACATGCAGCCGACAGATTGTATTATCCAGTACCCGCACGGCCAGATAGAAACAAGTGTAAACACACAACTGGAAAGTATTCGTGAATCGTTAATGGAGTATGTCATGGAGGATGTACAATGA